Proteins encoded together in one Entelurus aequoreus isolate RoL-2023_Sb linkage group LG20, RoL_Eaeq_v1.1, whole genome shotgun sequence window:
- the lipea gene encoding lipase, hormone-sensitive a isoform X2 produces MSVASDMDFKVVFASLEETCEENIAAFSELTDLQQRDVSQRLVACMKQIQEHSRALEPMVASFTAIFHHYDFDEHTPGNGYRSLIKVLTACLVHIIQKARYIAANHKSTFFRTDHNVSEMEAYCSALCQLRALIYLAKRLINDNDLGQLYSLQDCDLSHRFVQEYSSMHKACFYGRCLGFQFSPSLRPFLQTVVISMVSYGEAYGKKQSGLGLAALSLLTSGKYVIDPELRGAEFERITQNLDMQFWKSFWNITESEFVTGFSRIASYTVQVNLSLTVPPVPLSLPLVADPSRFANVSPPLAHWGPGPVDMRLISYVIREGQHSEELLSLLSVGSPPVSTYRAPWARNQPPSPWLLIHFHGGGFVAQTSKSHENYLRSWSKELNVPILSVDYSLSPEAPFPRALEECFYAYCWALKNCHLLGSTAERVCLAGDSAGGNLCITVSMKAMTCGIRVPDGLMIAYPATLLTIDASPSRLLTLIDPLLPLGVLAKCLDAYTGVESPTVQAVVGDNSLSALGKDTTEVLNDLTQGAANWLQSLLDPMQPTGITRWRSARHRESARRALNHTSPADSQAHVEYPEGFEPLRSQCRAFVQPISCPIIRNPFVSPLLAPESLLRGLPPVHIVASALDALLDDSVMFAKKLRDMGQPVTLTVVEDLPHGFLSLSQVSKETEYATEICLSKMREVFEPEGQKTDAENGEKESPPPEDPPTAEDPPTAEDPPTAEYPPAAEYPPTAEYPPTAEDPPTAEDPPTAEDTPTAEDPPTAEDPPTAEDPPTAEYPPTAEDTPTAEDPPTAEDTPTAEDTPTAEDTPTVEYPPTVEYPPTAEDPPTAEDPPTAEDTPTAEDPPTAEDPPTAE; encoded by the exons GTCTTAACGGCATGCCTTGTTCACATCATCCAAAAGGCTCGCTACATCGCCGCAAACCACAAGAGCACCTTCTTCAGAACGGACCACAATGTTTCGGAGATGGAGGCCTACTGCAGCGCGCTGTGCCAGCTACGTGCACTTATCTACCTGGCCAAGCGCCTCATCAACGACAACGACTTGGGCCAGCTGTATTCCCTGCAAGACTGcgacctgagccacaggtttgtGCAGGAGTACAGCTCCATGCACAAAGCCTGTTTCTATGGCCGATGTCTGGGCTTCCAG TTCTCACCAAGTCTTCGTCCGTTTCTCCAGACTGTTGTCATAAGCATGGTCTCATACGGTGAGGCTTATGGTAAAAAGCAATCAGGGCTGG GTTTGGCAGCCCTGTCTCTCCTCACATCGGGAAAGTATGTCATAGACCCAGAGCTGCGCGGTGCAGAGTTTGAACGCATAACTCAAAACCTGGACATGCAGTTTTGGAAGTCATTCTGGAACATCACAGAGTCCGAGTTTGTAACA GGTTTCAGCAGAATAGCCTCTTACACCGTTCAGGTCAACCTGTCCTTGACGGTGCCTCCTGTCCCTTTAAGCCTCCCCCTGGTTGCCGACCCCAGTCGGTTTGCTAATGTGTCCCCTCCACTGGCCCACTGGGGGCCCGGGCCAGTCGACATGCGTCTGATATCCTACGTGATTCGAGAAggacag CACAGTGAGGAGCTGTTGTCTTTGTTAAGCGTTGGTTCTCCCCCCGTCTCTACTTACCGCGCCCCGTGGGCGCGCAACCAACCTCCATCCCCTTGGCTGCTCATCCACTTCCACGGAGGCGGCTTTGTGGCGCAGACTTCCAAATCACACGAG AATTATCTGCGGAGCTGGTCGAAGGAGTTGAATGTTCCCATTCTCTCTGTGGACTACTCTCTGTCTCCTGAAGCACCCTTTCCCAGAGCTCTAGAGGAATGTTTCTATGCGTACTGCTGGGCCTTGAAAAACTGCCACCTGCTTG GTTCGACGGCAGAACGGGTCTGTCTGGCAGGGGACAGCGCCGGGGGCAACCTCTGCATCACCGTGTCTATGAAGGCCATGACGTGCGGCATCCGTGTCCCCGACGGCCTCATGATCGCCTACCCCGCCACCCTGCTCACCATAGACGCCTCGCCCTCCCGCCTGCTCACACTCATTGACCCGCTGTTGCCTTTGGGTGTTCTTGCCAAGTGCCTGGATGCCTATACGG GCGTGGAATCTCCGACCGTGCAGGCTGTCGTGGGAGACAACAGTCTGAGCGCTCTGGGCAAAGACACCACCGAGGTGCTCAACGACCTCACTCAGGGCGCCGCCAACTGGCTCCAGTCCTTGCTGGACCCCATGCAGCCCACAGGTATCACCCGCTGGCGGTCTGCAAGGCACAGAGAGTCCGCACGCAGGGCGTTGAACCACACGTCGCCGGCCGACTCCCAAGCTCACGTGGAGTACCCAGAGGGCTTTGAGCCTCTGCGCTCCCAATGCCGCGCATTCGTCCAGCCCATATCCTGCCCCATCATCAGGAACCCCTTTGTGTCGCCGCTGCTGGCTCCTGAAAGCCTGCTGCGAGGCCTGCCGCCTGTCCACATCGTG GCTTCTGCTCTGGACGCCCTACTGGACGATTCTGTGATGTTCGCCAAGAAGCTGCGAGACATGGGCCAGCCCGTGACCCTCACGGTGGTGGAGGATCTCCCCCACGGCTTCCTCAGCCTGTCGCAGGTCTCCAAGGAGACAGAGTACGCCACGGAAATCTGCCTGAGCAAAATGAGGGAGGTTTTTGAGCCAGAAGGCCAGAAAACCGACGCTGAGAACGGTGAAAAGGAGAGTCCGCCGCCGGAGGATCCTCCAACAGCGGAGGATCCTCCAACAGCGGAGGATCCTCCAACAGCGGAGTATCCTCCAGCAGCGGAGTATCCTCCAACAGCGGAGTATCCTCCAACAGCGGAGGATCCTCCAACAGCGGAGGATCCTCCAACAGCGGAGGATACTCCAACAGCGGAGGATCCTCCAACAGCGGAGGATCCTCCAACAGCGGAGGATCCTCCAACAGCGGAGTATCCTCCAACAGCGGAGGATACTCCAACAGCGGAGGATCCTCCAACAGCGGAGGATACTCCAACAGCGGAGGATACTCCAACAGCGGAGGATACTCCAACAGTGGAGTATCCTCCAACAGTGGAGTATCCTCCAACAGCGGAGGATCCTCCAACAGCGGAGGATCCTCCAACAGCGGAGGATACTCCAACAGCGGAGGATCCTCCAACAGCGGAGGATCCTCCAACAGCGGAGTAA
- the lipea gene encoding lipase, hormone-sensitive a isoform X1: protein MSVASDMDFKVVFASLEETCEENIAAFSELTDLQQRDVSQRLVACMKQIQEHSRALEPMVASFTAIFHHYDFDEHTPGNGYRSLIKVLTACLVHIIQKARYIAANHKSTFFRTDHNVSEMEAYCSALCQLRALIYLAKRLINDNDLGQLYSLQDCDLSHRFVQEYSSMHKACFYGRCLGFQFSPSLRPFLQTVVISMVSYGEAYGKKQSGLGLAALSLLTSGKYVIDPELRGAEFERITQNLDMQFWKSFWNITESEFVTVGRGFSRIASYTVQVNLSLTVPPVPLSLPLVADPSRFANVSPPLAHWGPGPVDMRLISYVIREGQHSEELLSLLSVGSPPVSTYRAPWARNQPPSPWLLIHFHGGGFVAQTSKSHENYLRSWSKELNVPILSVDYSLSPEAPFPRALEECFYAYCWALKNCHLLGSTAERVCLAGDSAGGNLCITVSMKAMTCGIRVPDGLMIAYPATLLTIDASPSRLLTLIDPLLPLGVLAKCLDAYTGVESPTVQAVVGDNSLSALGKDTTEVLNDLTQGAANWLQSLLDPMQPTGITRWRSARHRESARRALNHTSPADSQAHVEYPEGFEPLRSQCRAFVQPISCPIIRNPFVSPLLAPESLLRGLPPVHIVASALDALLDDSVMFAKKLRDMGQPVTLTVVEDLPHGFLSLSQVSKETEYATEICLSKMREVFEPEGQKTDAENGEKESPPPEDPPTAEDPPTAEDPPTAEYPPAAEYPPTAEYPPTAEDPPTAEDPPTAEDTPTAEDPPTAEDPPTAEDPPTAEYPPTAEDTPTAEDPPTAEDTPTAEDTPTAEDTPTVEYPPTVEYPPTAEDPPTAEDPPTAEDTPTAEDPPTAEDPPTAE, encoded by the exons GTCTTAACGGCATGCCTTGTTCACATCATCCAAAAGGCTCGCTACATCGCCGCAAACCACAAGAGCACCTTCTTCAGAACGGACCACAATGTTTCGGAGATGGAGGCCTACTGCAGCGCGCTGTGCCAGCTACGTGCACTTATCTACCTGGCCAAGCGCCTCATCAACGACAACGACTTGGGCCAGCTGTATTCCCTGCAAGACTGcgacctgagccacaggtttgtGCAGGAGTACAGCTCCATGCACAAAGCCTGTTTCTATGGCCGATGTCTGGGCTTCCAG TTCTCACCAAGTCTTCGTCCGTTTCTCCAGACTGTTGTCATAAGCATGGTCTCATACGGTGAGGCTTATGGTAAAAAGCAATCAGGGCTGG GTTTGGCAGCCCTGTCTCTCCTCACATCGGGAAAGTATGTCATAGACCCAGAGCTGCGCGGTGCAGAGTTTGAACGCATAACTCAAAACCTGGACATGCAGTTTTGGAAGTCATTCTGGAACATCACAGAGTCCGAGTTTGTAACAGTAGGCAGG GGTTTCAGCAGAATAGCCTCTTACACCGTTCAGGTCAACCTGTCCTTGACGGTGCCTCCTGTCCCTTTAAGCCTCCCCCTGGTTGCCGACCCCAGTCGGTTTGCTAATGTGTCCCCTCCACTGGCCCACTGGGGGCCCGGGCCAGTCGACATGCGTCTGATATCCTACGTGATTCGAGAAggacag CACAGTGAGGAGCTGTTGTCTTTGTTAAGCGTTGGTTCTCCCCCCGTCTCTACTTACCGCGCCCCGTGGGCGCGCAACCAACCTCCATCCCCTTGGCTGCTCATCCACTTCCACGGAGGCGGCTTTGTGGCGCAGACTTCCAAATCACACGAG AATTATCTGCGGAGCTGGTCGAAGGAGTTGAATGTTCCCATTCTCTCTGTGGACTACTCTCTGTCTCCTGAAGCACCCTTTCCCAGAGCTCTAGAGGAATGTTTCTATGCGTACTGCTGGGCCTTGAAAAACTGCCACCTGCTTG GTTCGACGGCAGAACGGGTCTGTCTGGCAGGGGACAGCGCCGGGGGCAACCTCTGCATCACCGTGTCTATGAAGGCCATGACGTGCGGCATCCGTGTCCCCGACGGCCTCATGATCGCCTACCCCGCCACCCTGCTCACCATAGACGCCTCGCCCTCCCGCCTGCTCACACTCATTGACCCGCTGTTGCCTTTGGGTGTTCTTGCCAAGTGCCTGGATGCCTATACGG GCGTGGAATCTCCGACCGTGCAGGCTGTCGTGGGAGACAACAGTCTGAGCGCTCTGGGCAAAGACACCACCGAGGTGCTCAACGACCTCACTCAGGGCGCCGCCAACTGGCTCCAGTCCTTGCTGGACCCCATGCAGCCCACAGGTATCACCCGCTGGCGGTCTGCAAGGCACAGAGAGTCCGCACGCAGGGCGTTGAACCACACGTCGCCGGCCGACTCCCAAGCTCACGTGGAGTACCCAGAGGGCTTTGAGCCTCTGCGCTCCCAATGCCGCGCATTCGTCCAGCCCATATCCTGCCCCATCATCAGGAACCCCTTTGTGTCGCCGCTGCTGGCTCCTGAAAGCCTGCTGCGAGGCCTGCCGCCTGTCCACATCGTG GCTTCTGCTCTGGACGCCCTACTGGACGATTCTGTGATGTTCGCCAAGAAGCTGCGAGACATGGGCCAGCCCGTGACCCTCACGGTGGTGGAGGATCTCCCCCACGGCTTCCTCAGCCTGTCGCAGGTCTCCAAGGAGACAGAGTACGCCACGGAAATCTGCCTGAGCAAAATGAGGGAGGTTTTTGAGCCAGAAGGCCAGAAAACCGACGCTGAGAACGGTGAAAAGGAGAGTCCGCCGCCGGAGGATCCTCCAACAGCGGAGGATCCTCCAACAGCGGAGGATCCTCCAACAGCGGAGTATCCTCCAGCAGCGGAGTATCCTCCAACAGCGGAGTATCCTCCAACAGCGGAGGATCCTCCAACAGCGGAGGATCCTCCAACAGCGGAGGATACTCCAACAGCGGAGGATCCTCCAACAGCGGAGGATCCTCCAACAGCGGAGGATCCTCCAACAGCGGAGTATCCTCCAACAGCGGAGGATACTCCAACAGCGGAGGATCCTCCAACAGCGGAGGATACTCCAACAGCGGAGGATACTCCAACAGCGGAGGATACTCCAACAGTGGAGTATCCTCCAACAGTGGAGTATCCTCCAACAGCGGAGGATCCTCCAACAGCGGAGGATCCTCCAACAGCGGAGGATACTCCAACAGCGGAGGATCCTCCAACAGCGGAGGATCCTCCAACAGCGGAGTAA